In Pseudorasbora parva isolate DD20220531a chromosome 20, ASM2467924v1, whole genome shotgun sequence, a single window of DNA contains:
- the si:dkey-39a18.1 gene encoding uncharacterized protein si:dkey-39a18.1 gives MGFSGKALPVDGNGDWPSNKTRKHRSQSPFRDVSPVPSHFSEPVSFLQHGDVTSNLPRIPGVRGPLRDEEDDDDVRSHKSLPAVMTKLTLQPRDKRSYRHSESRIISGLPPLVSTRCSLIVKGTGCKTVSKLPPITKSRNNWKETDPPRPPCRSRCRPDKTELIPAKPAHALMHPKIEPVGQTSLSVKVHTVQGNGPCLLPAKASGVSLRSRLTFQSPVVQAVYSISPDSMQQMRQTDRACQPPRSVLKKAPNGEVFDCPLAAHLLEPFSEFQEHLCRQILHSPLPYRAALPQLRIPCHRDEVDLFPACRGPYSSLMERTVELCNYQGQKLPKITMTCPTPSPKRLCRTEMRYVA, from the exons ATGGGCTTTTCTGGCAAAGCCCTTCCTGTGGATGGGAATGGAGACTG GCCCTCCAACAAAACCAGGAAACACAGAAGCCAGTCTCCTTTTCGTGATGTTTCACCTGTACCATCACATTTCTCTGAGCCGGTCTCATTCCTGCAACATGGG GATGTAACTTCCAACCTTCCCCGTATCCCTGGTGTAAGGGGGCCACTCAGGGATGAAGAGGACGACGATGATGTTAGGAGTCACAAGAGCTTGCCAGCAGTGATGACTAAATTAACTCTCCAACCCAGAGACAAGAGGTCATACAGACATTCTGAGAGTCGCATCATATCTGGTTTACCCCCTCTCGTAAGCACCAG GTGCAGTTTGATTGTGAAAGGCACTGGATGCAAAACTGTCTCCAAACTCCCACCAATCACCAAATCCAGAAATAATTGGAAGGAAACAGACCCCCCGAGACCACCTTGTAGGTCTAGATGCAG GCCGGACAAAACGGAACTCATTCCAGCTAAACCTGCTCATGCATTGATGCATCCAAAAATTGAACCTGTCGGGCAGACATCTCTGTCTGTCAAGGTGCACACTGTTCAAGGAAATGGTCCCTGCTTGCTTCCTGCCAAAGCCTCTGGAGTGTCCCTGAGATCTCGACTTACTTTCCAAAGTCCTGTAGTGCAGGCAGTGTATTCTATCAGTCCTGACTCCATGCAACAGATGAGGCAGACCGACAGAGCGTGCCAGCCCCCGAGGTCTGTGCTGAAAAAAGCACCAAACGGAGAAGTGTTTGACTGCCCACTGGCGGCCCACCTGCTGGAGCCATTTTCTGAGTTCCAGGAGCATCTGTGCCGTCAGATCCTACACTCTCCACTGCCTTATCGTGCAGCCCTGCCACAGCTCCGCATTCCTTGTCACCGGGACGAGGTAGATCTTTTCCCTGCATGTAGGGGGCCATACAGTTCCCTGATGGAACGCACCGTGGAGCTCTGCAACTACCAAGGACAGAAGCTTCCCAAAATCACCATGACCTGCCCGACGCCTTCTCCAAAACGCCTGTGCCGCACAGAGATGCGGTATGTGGCTTGA